The genomic stretch ACATTTTAACATGATTGTTTGCACAATCATGCAACCAATATTTGCATTAAGGAAGTTATAAAGATGTTGTGTTTATTCATTGACTTCAAACTAATTTTCACTAGCAAACTTTGTATTGTCCTTTAGTTGCCACATTATGAGAATCGAGTAGTGTTGCAGATGCGGCTCCTTCACTGCCGGTAAATCTATTCTTTTTTTTATCGCAGCTCCTTCACTGCTGGTAAATCTATTTTTTATAGTCTTTGATTTTCATCATGGAGGGATTTTGCTGCTAAATCTTTTCTTCATTCTTGTCTTCGATTTCCATCATGGAAGAATTTTGTTCCATCTCTGTCTCTATCGATCTTTACAATTCTCACATAGATtcataaatataaaaaatataaaatagatctattatttttaatcaaaatatttAATAAATCTTTAAATTCCGAAAGGGACAATCTTAACAGACATCTGCACTGATGGATGCAAAATAACTTATCATTCAGAATAGTTTTACctattaaataattttaaaagTAGAATTACTAAATTCTTCATTTGAATCTTTAAGATCCAATAAATCAAATTGTTCAATTAACTTTTGAACATAGAAGTGTATCATCATGAAAAGTGAAAAGTGCAAGAAGATTTATTGCATCCGTTTTGTAAATTTTCCACTCATCAATTTTTTAactttctctttttttttttcataaatattttaGCAACGTAAAATATATATTGATGATGGAAGGTTGTAAATCTTTTTCTTTAAGAATACATTTAACACCTCTACAAAGAATATCTAAAAATCCAATTTTCTTTTTTTAGATGTGATACGAAAGTTACATAGTAGGTAGGTTTTTCAAAAATAATGTTCTGATTTTGTCTGTACTGATACGCTGGCCAAATTGATGACAGAAAGTGAAGAGAACTCTGATCAATATGGATTCTATACTATTGTTATCTTTCTCCCTATGGAAGAAATTGGTTTTATGTGAAGCTTATACACTTATGTGTATCATCATTTGCAGAACAAAAAATATGTATAAGTAAGTATAACTCAAATAAGTAGAATGACCCCTCTGATTAATATTAATTCTAGTTATAACATATCATAATTCCATAATAAAATTTTACAAATAAGATATTCAATGATGTGAAATAAAAGGATTAATAACATCACtataaaaatcaaaatatcacATAGAAACACACTCATTTTCTGTATAGGTATTTGGTGCGTCTTGGGTAGATAAATGATGAAGTATTTCACTTTCATTATTTTTTATCCAACATCTTATAATGACTGCACCTGCACCCTTTCTCTTGAAACCGAGATCCTATAGCATATGCctaaaataatataaatatattgtcAATACATTAATAATATTGAAGAATAAAATTAAGGTAAGACTAATAACAAAATCTATAGAAATTAAACCATATACCTTGACATGATTTTGCCAGACCTCTTCATATCCTATATAATTTATTTTACAAATATCACAAAAATGGAAATCTTTGCATGAAAACAGCAAATAGCACCAAAGTTTCAGTAACATGAATAATACCTTTTTAGCATGACATAGATGAAAATTGGGAAGTGCATGCTGCAGTGGCAGGAGCAGCGGCAGAAACAACTCTAGTACTATGTTGTGATGATAACTTGTGCCGACGGAGAGTTTTGTCGCAAGAAGTCAACTATTCCATCAGGTATAGAAGGTAGTTTCAAACCTGCTTTAAATGCCTTTCTTAATTTAGCAACTTCTTCAAATGACTTGGGAATAGCTTTCTTTAACATATCATCTTTCATTAATACTATTAATAGTTCATTATAATGAGGTATCAGTTCTACCTCCAATGACTTCAAGTTACACAAAGAAGGGAGCTTAACTTTCAATAAATCAGGGACTAAGGAGAGAATCTAAGCAATGAAAAATAAAGTTGAATTAAGATCAGTTTTATGCAAATCaattaattttaacaaaatttaaaattaataaatcaacatcagaagaagaagaaggtaAAGTAAACCCGAAAAATACGACTAGGTACCTGGAGAGTAATTGAAGTTAGTTTCAATGATTCTACACTGGCAAGGTCCCGCAGCCAGCCTAATAGAACAAACCGATGCTTCATCAAATATGAATTCTGTGGTGCATCGATATTTACGTGTTTAACACAAGAAAGACCAGTTCCACATATTTTCTGATCAAGACTATCAGGAAAAGTAAACCTACAAAGACTTGGAGTAGATAGCTGGATTTCGACAAAGTTGAATGAATTATAACGCATAGCTAAATCAACAAGTGTCTCATTGGATATGTGGAGGATATGTGCCTTCTTTATCTTAGAATGACGAATGACCAAACTATTCAACTTGGTAAAGGGAGAAAACGGTTCGACACAACCGTTTTCAAATCCGCAAAAAGTGAAATTTACTAGATATAAGCTAGTCAATAGAGGCAAATTCAAAGATTTTGGAAATAACGTTTCTGAATAATTCTTATTACCTATATTGTAAAGTGAGAGCTTAAGAGATGTAAGAGCTTTACACGAAGAAACACAACTCAGAATGGGATAACTCTGAGAAATGGCACTGATTTCTAATTGGCGGATGTGGGCATTATGGGAATAAACACAGTTTAAAATCTTTTCGAGGAGCTGAGGCTCAATAAGGCCGCGATCAAGATCCAGAGCCTGCAGAGCAATTGAGTTATCACGAAGTGCCAACATGTTAGAAAGGAATATGTCAAATCGCTTCACAGTGGGAGAATTTCTTGAGTAATGCAATTTAACCGTAGGAATATATTTCCAAAGATGCTTCCATCTTGTGGATAAAATGCATGTTTGAACAGCTTGTATGGAATTCAAATATGACAAAATGTGAAGTAGAACACAGTCAGATAAGTCATTCAATCTGACCCTATTTTCTTGACTATCATGCATTTCTCTCTTGTTGTTAGATGGAATCAGTATCTCATGCCCTAAATTAGACATTTGGATCGAGATAACAAATACAATATTGAACTATATTCCGCAAATACAAGGGAACAAGAAGCAACTCAGAAATTCTACACTGGCTTTCAAGTCAAGGGCAAATTAGAGAATGAAATATAGTGCAATATTGATATTAGAAATACCTTAAGTTTGAGTTTTCGTTGTGATTATTAGAAAATTAGCGTGAAAGCCCTATTTGAAGGTGAAGATGAATAACTATAATCCATATTTTACTAGGGTTAGTTGTGCTTTAATTTTGTGAGAGGAAAGAGAGTTAAGATAGTAACTTATCTTATACTACATTGATTAACCAATCAATTAATCTAATgatattttttatattttatgtAACTTAAAGTTTAAAAATTAGTGATGTTACCTAAACTTTTAGTCATTGGTTAGACAATAGTTTGAAGATATTCCTTTCTAAAAATTTGTAAATCAACCAACATACACTTGTTCTACCGATTTTTAATACTAACAATTAAAGAGAATGTCAACCAAGATTATGATATAAGGATTATGCCCAATAAATTTACTATCAACAAATATCATAATAAAAACATGAAACTAATTGTctgtttgttttatttttctaaaaataattttacagtgtttatttatattaaaaaatattttacaaattatttttaatataaaattaaaatctaaagttaatttaaatattttttcaCAAAAAATTTATTTTAGATATTTAACTTATTATTATAACTcttttttaa from Lathyrus oleraceus cultivar Zhongwan6 chromosome 7, CAAS_Psat_ZW6_1.0, whole genome shotgun sequence encodes the following:
- the LOC127106228 gene encoding putative F-box/FBD/LRR-repeat protein At1g78760, coding for MSNLGHEILIPSNNKREMHDSQENRVRLNDLSDCVLLHILSYLNSIQAVQTCILSTRWKHLWKYIPTVKLHYSRNSPTVKRFDIFLSNMLALRDNSIALQALDLDRGLIEPQLLEKILNCVYSHNAHIRQLEISAISQSYPILSCVSSCKALTSLKLSLYNIGNKNYSETLFPKSLNLPLLTSLYLVNFTFCGFENGCVEPFSPFTKLNSLVIRHSKIKKAHILHISNETLVDLAMRYNSFNFVEIQLSTPSLCRFTFPDSLDQKICGTGLSCVKHVNIDAPQNSYLMKHRFVLLGWLRDLASVESLKLTSITLQILSLVPDLLKVKLPSLCNLKSLEVELIPHYNELLIVLMKDDMLKKAIPKSFEEVAKLRKAFKAGLKLPSIPDGIVDFLRQNSPSAQVIITT